In the Eptesicus fuscus isolate TK198812 chromosome 12, DD_ASM_mEF_20220401, whole genome shotgun sequence genome, one interval contains:
- the TUBB1 gene encoding tubulin beta-1 chain, with the protein MREIVHIQIGQCGNQIGAKFWEVIGEEHGIDSVGSYGGDCALQLERISVYYNEAHGKKYVPRAVLVDLEPGTMDSIRSSKLGSLFQPDSFVHGNSGAGNNWAKGHYTEGAELLDSVLDVVRGESEACDCLQGFQIVHSLGGGTGSGMGTLLMNKIREEYPDRILNSFSVMPSPKVSDTVVEPYNAVLSIHQLIENADACFCIDNEALYDICFRTLKLTTPTYGDLNHLVSLTMSGITTSLRFPGQLNADLRKLAVNMVPFPRLHFFIPGFAPLTAQGSQQYRALSVAELTQQMFDARNTMAACDPRHGRYLTVACIFRGKMSTKEVDEQMLTVQTRSSNCFVDWIPNNVKVAVCDIPPPGLSMAATFIGNSTAIQELFTRVSEHFAAMFRRKAFVHWYTGEGMDINEFAEAESNIHDLVSEYQQIQDAKAGLEEDEEVGGEAETEAEDKEG; encoded by the exons ATGCGTGAAATTGTGCACATTCAGATCGGCCAGTGTGGCAACCAGATCGGAGCCAAG TTCTGGGAGGTGATCGGTGAGGAGCACGGCATCGACTCGGTTGGGAGCTACGGCGGGGACTGCGCCCTGCAGCTGGAGAGGATCAGCGTGTATTACAACGAGGCCCACG GTAAGAAATATGTGCCCCGAGCCGTCTTGGTGGACCTGGAGCCTGGGACGATGGATAGCATCCGATCTAGCAAATTGGGAAGCCTCTTTCAACCAGACAGTTTTGTCCACG GTAACTCTGGGGCCGGCAACAACTGGGCCAAGGGCCACTACACGGAGGGAGCGGAGCTGCTGGACAGCGTCCTGGACGTGGTGCGGGGCGAGAGCGAGGCCTGCGACTGCCTGCAGGGCTTCCAGATCGTGCACTCGCTGGGCGGGGGCACCGGCTCAGGCATGGGCACGCTGCTCATGAACAAGATCCGGGAGGAGTACCCCGACCGCATCCTCAACTCCTTCAGCGTCATGCCCTCGCCCAAGGTGTCGGACACGGTGGTGGAGCCCTACAACGCCGTGCTGTCCATCCACCAGCTGATCGAGAACGCCGACGCCTGCTTCTGCATCGACAACGAGGCCCTCTACGACATCTGCTTTCGCACCCTGAAGCTGACCACGCCCACCTACGGAGACCTCAACCACCTGGTGTCCTTGACCATGAGTGGCATTACCACCTCCCTCCGGTTCCCGGGCCAGCTCAACGCCGACCTGCGCAAGCTGGCCGTGAACATGGTCCCTTTCCCCCGCCTGCACTTCTTCATTCCCGGCTTCGCCCCGCTCACGGCCCAGGGCAGCCAGCAGTACCGGGCCCTCTCGGTGGCCGAGCTCACCCAGCAGATGTTTGATGCCCGCAACACCATGGCTGCCTGTGACCCCCGGCACGGCCGCTACTTGACGGTGGCCTGCATCTTCCGAGGGAAGATGTCCACCAAGGAAGTGGACGAGCAGATGCTCACCGTGCAGACCCGGAGCAGCAACTGCTTCGTGGACTGGATCCCCAACAACGTCAAGGTGGCCGTCTGCGACATCCCGCCCCCGGGGCTGAGCATGGCCGCCACCTTCATCGGCAACAGCACGGCCATCCAGGAGCTGTTCACCAGGGTGTCGGAGCACTTCGCAGCCATGTTCAGGAGGAAGGCTTTCGTGCACTGGTACACTGGCGAGGGCATGGACATCAACGAGTTTGCGGAGGCCGAGAGCAACATCCATGACCTGGTGTCCGAGTACCAGCAGATTCAAGACGCCAAAGCAGGTctggaggaagatgaggaggtggggggggaggcggaAACGGAAGCAGAGGATAAGGAGGGCTGA
- the ATP5F1E gene encoding ATP synthase subunit epsilon, mitochondrial: MVAYWRQAGLSYIRYSQICAKAVRDALKTEFKAGAEKSSGSSVKIVKVKKE, translated from the exons ATGGTGGCCTACTGGCGACAGGCTGGACTCAG CTACATCCGCTACTCCCAGATCTGTGCAAAAGCAGTGAGGGATGCACTGAAAACTGAATTCAAAGCAGGCGCCGAGAAGTCTTCCGGCAGCAGTGTCAAAATTGTGAAAGTGAAGAAGGAATAA